One Brassica napus cultivar Da-Ae chromosome C2, Da-Ae, whole genome shotgun sequence DNA window includes the following coding sequences:
- the LOC125582370 gene encoding uncharacterized protein LOC125582370, whose translation MRLQNVSSSVRRRGYKNGYSAKVKEHERLAKLMHVSDQRKSRWRCNCVAFLPCPLFYEEENGNGKYQAQENYHDHICNDLDPIWESPFVFFELPIPKSPFHFIFVPHWKFRKPFSILFSYIRNSTLSFHSHQVKVFLCT comes from the exons ATGCGTCTTCAAAATGTCTCTAGCAGCGTCCGCAGAAGAGGCTACAAGAACGGGTACAGTGCCAAAGTGAAGGAGCATGAGAG ATTGGCCAAGCTGATGCATGTTTCCGATCAACGGAAGTCCCGGTGGCGATGTAATTGTGTTGCTTTTCTTCCATGCCCTCTGTtttatgaagaagagaatgGTAATGGAAAATATCAAGCACAAGAGAATTATCATGACCATATTTGTAACGACCTTGACCCAATATGGGAAAGCccatttgtattttttgaacTCCCAATCCCAAAATCtccttttcattttatttttgtccCACATTGGAAGTTTAGAAAACCTTTCTCCATtctcttctcctatataaggaactctaccctttcttttcattctcatcaagtcaaagtatttctttGCACGTGA